Proteins encoded by one window of Chondromyces crocatus:
- a CDS encoding oxidative damage protection protein, protein MTEPRMVECRKLGKLLPGLTRPPFKNELGKRIYEEISKEAWDEWLKESVRYINTYRWDLASAEGQRLMMQQIAIHFGFEEGEKINTAWTPPKPEPNG, encoded by the coding sequence ATGACTGAACCTCGCATGGTCGAGTGCCGCAAACTCGGCAAGCTCCTCCCTGGCCTGACCCGGCCGCCGTTCAAGAACGAGCTGGGCAAGCGCATCTACGAAGAGATCTCCAAGGAGGCCTGGGACGAGTGGCTCAAGGAGTCGGTCCGCTACATCAACACCTACCGGTGGGACCTCGCCAGCGCCGAGGGGCAGCGGCTCATGATGCAGCAGATCGCCATCCACTTCGGCTTCGAGGAAGGCGAGAAGATCAACACCGCCTGGACGCCCCCCAAGCCCGAGCCGAACGGCTGA